One segment of Hippopotamus amphibius kiboko isolate mHipAmp2 chromosome 4, mHipAmp2.hap2, whole genome shotgun sequence DNA contains the following:
- the LOC130851152 gene encoding collagen alpha-1(I) chain-like has protein sequence MSSPEYWLLTECRLRRAYDPHAARFPPWSQNWDACKPRGTARRQGPERGVGPSPGLAGAVREEARAPGLSPRVPCASAGPRRPSPQGPPACCHSQAPRTAFRAGLSCVRPAGGAGGPAAVAGTDVGRGGWTATSGLGPGKGFVRRPPPLRAGSAGTAPAPPAGHTGSGARGQDGGRRPPVPLQAPQKQCPLHVLGPRLIPQSAALCRALFPCAWHSAAPPGATAASAPEPRFSGAPSPSSVPEPPCARGLRMCSEALTLCEAEQPGPPLSSGDTGAAQRDWGAPT, from the exons ATGTCCAGCCCCGAGTACTGGCTCCTCACGGAGTGCCGACTGCGAAGGGCCTATGACCCACAT GCGGCGCGGTTCCCGCCCTGGTCCCAGAACTGGGACGCCTGCAAGCCGCGAGGCACGGCCAGAA GGCAGGGCCCCGAGCGCGGCGTGGGCCCGTCCCCAGGCCTGGCGGGGGCGGTGCGCGAGGAGGCCCGGGCCCCTGGCCTGTCCCCGCGGGTCCCGTGTGCTTCCGCGGGGCCGAGGCGTCCTTCCCCTCAGGGGCCCCCCGCCTGCTGCCATTCCCAGGCCCCCAGGACGGCGTTCAGGGCGGGTCTCTCCTGCGTCCGCCccgcggggggcgcggggggcccGGCGGCGGTGGCGGGCACAGACGTGGGACGTGGCGGCTGGACGGCGACCTCAGGACTGGGGCCTGGGAAGGGGTTCGTCCggcgccccccacccctcagggCTGGCTCCGCAGGGACAG CCCCAGCGCCCCCTGCCGGCCACACGGGGAGCGGGGCGAGGGGCCAGGACGGCGGGCGCCGGCCCCCCGTGCCCCTCCAGGCGCCCCAGAAGCAGTGCCCGCTGCACGTCCTGGGGCCCAGGCTCATCCCGCAGAGCGCGGCCCTGTGCAGAGCGCTGTTCCCCTGCGCCTGGCACTCGGCTGCCCCGCCTGGGGCGACAGCTGCCTCTGCGCCTGAGCCCAGGTTCTCGggcgcccccagccccagctccgtCCCAGAGCCGCCCTGCGCTCGCGGGCTCCGCATGTGTTCTGAAGCCCTTACTCTCTGTGAAGCGGAGCAGCCGGGgccccctctctcctctggggaCACGGGAGCAGCGCAGAGGGACTGGGGTGCTCCCACGTGA